In Gammaproteobacteria bacterium, the following are encoded in one genomic region:
- a CDS encoding glycosyl hydrolase, with protein sequence MLYPLLAWTLCVLLLVWSFRKVITAAWREPVLKFPVLVIESDDWGPGPALHAQALERLRQVLLRHRDSRGRPALMTLGVILALPDTAAIRAARMERYHRLPLTDARFEPIRRAMAQGIADGVFAVQLHGLEHYSPAVLMNAAHTDPAVAQWLATGTLPETETLPSHLQSRWTDASRLPSVPLRDVDIARAVAEETALFKDIFGIPPVVAVPPAFVWGETVERAWAAHGVRVVVTPGRRYEGRGADGRPDRAGRDLRNGERGSAGMLYLVRDAYFEPALDHKAERVTAALAHNTELGRPTLVETHRFNFVRAGAAEALAELGRALDSALAAYPSIRFLAPVELAEAMTRRAPDLIEAGFKARLRAWLARLRILPRFWKLARVTGLALPLRLAGRLVGATARLHGRELCP encoded by the coding sequence ATCCTTTATCCGCTTCTTGCCTGGACTCTGTGTGTCCTGTTGCTTGTTTGGTCGTTCCGAAAAGTGATCACGGCGGCGTGGCGCGAACCGGTGCTGAAATTCCCTGTTCTGGTGATTGAGAGCGACGACTGGGGGCCGGGGCCGGCCCTTCACGCCCAGGCATTGGAGCGTCTGCGGCAGGTATTGCTGCGACATCGAGACAGCCGGGGACGGCCGGCATTGATGACCTTGGGGGTGATCCTGGCGCTGCCGGATACGGCGGCCATCCGCGCCGCCCGGATGGAGCGGTATCACCGTCTGCCTCTGACCGATGCGCGTTTCGAACCGATACGGCGGGCGATGGCGCAGGGAATCGCCGACGGGGTGTTCGCGGTGCAGTTGCACGGCTTGGAACATTATAGCCCAGCCGTGTTGATGAACGCAGCGCATACCGATCCCGCCGTAGCGCAGTGGCTGGCCACCGGCACTCTGCCCGAAACCGAAACGCTGCCTTCCCATCTACAGAGCCGCTGGACCGATGCCAGCCGGTTGCCGTCCGTGCCGCTGCGGGATGTGGACATTGCCCGGGCGGTGGCGGAAGAAACGGCGTTGTTCAAGGATATTTTCGGCATTCCGCCGGTGGTGGCGGTGCCGCCCGCTTTTGTCTGGGGCGAAACAGTCGAACGGGCCTGGGCGGCCCACGGGGTGCGGGTGGTGGTGACACCGGGCCGGCGTTATGAGGGGCGCGGCGCGGACGGCCGGCCTGACCGGGCCGGCCGTGATCTTCGCAACGGCGAACGAGGTTCCGCCGGCATGCTATACCTGGTGCGCGATGCCTATTTCGAACCGGCCCTGGACCACAAGGCGGAGCGGGTGACGGCGGCGCTGGCGCACAACACGGAGTTGGGCCGGCCGACCCTGGTGGAGACGCATCGCTTCAACTTCGTGCGCGCCGGCGCCGCCGAGGCACTGGCCGAATTGGGAAGGGCGCTGGATTCGGCACTGGCGGCGTACCCCTCTATCCGTTTCCTGGCCCCGGTGGAATTGGCCGAGGCCATGACGCGACGCGCACCGGATCTCATCGAAGCGGGATTCAAGGCACGGCTGCGGGCCTGGTTGGCGCGCCTCCGCATCCTGCCGCGATTCTGGAAATTGGCGCGCGTCACCGGCCTGGCGCTGCCCCTGCGGCTGGCCGGCCGGCTCGTGGGAGCGACCGCCCGACTCCATGGGCGCGAATTGTGTCCATGA
- a CDS encoding sulfotransferase, which translates to MFDPDINSPAGNNEVVVSELWTKIGKTLHYCQKRFQQGVRGLRWDIFQPSMQKPVFIVGCSRAGTTVVYKTFSESREIGSLQRETHDFWMDLHPLSEKRWDTHALDAAQASDHDRNCVSRYFYAWTGKRRFVDKNNQNGLCVPYLHALFPDAHFVFIKRSPGDNLNSLIEGWGKPEEFATWSDHLPERVEVDGGRYTRWCFFLAEGWRDYLRAPVEEVCAFQYRAINQAILDAKRIIPSSQWSEVCYEDLVRDPVAGFRPLFEATGLRFTPALQQHCANVLDTPYNAFSAIRLNKWKDGRNLDKIERALPSVLAVAHRMGYPL; encoded by the coding sequence ATGTTTGACCCGGATATTAATAGCCCGGCTGGAAATAACGAGGTTGTTGTGAGTGAGCTCTGGACAAAAATTGGAAAAACCCTGCATTACTGCCAAAAGCGGTTTCAACAAGGTGTCCGTGGCCTGCGCTGGGACATATTTCAACCATCCATGCAAAAGCCGGTTTTTATCGTGGGGTGCAGCCGCGCCGGAACCACGGTGGTCTATAAGACCTTCTCCGAGTCGCGAGAAATCGGCTCCCTGCAACGGGAAACTCACGATTTCTGGATGGACTTGCATCCGCTGTCGGAAAAGCGTTGGGATACCCACGCCCTGGATGCGGCCCAGGCCAGCGACCATGACCGCAACTGCGTGTCGCGCTATTTCTATGCTTGGACCGGCAAACGCCGCTTCGTCGACAAGAACAATCAGAACGGCCTGTGTGTGCCATACCTGCACGCCCTATTCCCGGATGCCCATTTCGTCTTCATCAAGCGCAGCCCCGGCGATAACCTGAATTCCCTGATCGAGGGCTGGGGTAAGCCGGAGGAATTCGCCACCTGGTCCGACCATCTGCCCGAGCGGGTGGAAGTCGACGGCGGCCGTTACACCCGATGGTGCTTTTTTCTGGCTGAGGGCTGGCGCGATTACCTGCGCGCACCGGTAGAAGAGGTCTGCGCGTTCCAGTACCGCGCCATCAATCAGGCTATCCTGGACGCCAAGCGCATTATTCCGTCTTCCCAGTGGAGCGAGGTGTGTTACGAGGATCTGGTACGCGATCCGGTGGCGGGCTTCCGTCCCCTGTTCGAGGCCACCGGCCTGCGCTTCACCCCGGCGTTGCAACAGCATTGTGCAAATGTGCTGGATACTCCATACAACGCCTTTTCCGCTATCCGCCTGAACAAGTGGAAGGACGGACGCAACCTGGACAAGATAGAACGCGCGCTTCCGTCGGTGCTGGCTGTCGCCCATCGGATGGGATACCCTCTTTGA
- a CDS encoding asparagine synthase, with amino-acid sequence MSGICGWMDASTGQDEARSVLERMVSATGAATDPGGQEAVLPGCALAVYRGRVPVGLHRNGAVLAAVQGHVQWTSNDLATLAASQGMGAAAAAAYARHGVECLQEMRGPFALAIADARTQTTLLAVDRMGIRTLCYATSGERLVFGNTADCVIAHPAVQSKLSEQAIFNYLYCHMVPSPGAIYEGVEKLLPGERLVWRRGGVEKKFYWRLEYHDHAAASVSALEQRFHGVLRESIGRAADGLDGGRVGAFLSGGTDSSTVAGILTEVCGRPVDTYSIGFAAEGFDEMGYARIAARHFGTRAHEYYVTPQDVVDAVPLIASSYDEPFGNDSAVPTYYCAKLAKEDGVNIMLAGDGGDEIFGGNARYVQQKVFEYYGLIPKPLRSGLIEPALSAIPGGAAVLPVRKLRSYIKQANIPLPDRLESYNFLHRMPLSEIFEPDFLVRLDPEHPLQIIREAYNRTASASIINRMLHLDLKQTLADNDLRKVSRMCERAGVEVRYPLIDEALVQFAAELPPSLKVKGLKLRYFFKHALRDFLPREIIAKSKHGFGLPFGLWVNTHAPLADMAQASLEAFQRRGYMKRSYIDRLLAEHRSTHATYFGKMIWAIMMLEQWLAARGL; translated from the coding sequence ATGAGCGGAATATGCGGATGGATGGATGCCTCGACCGGGCAGGACGAGGCGCGTAGCGTTCTGGAACGGATGGTTTCCGCAACCGGGGCTGCCACTGATCCAGGAGGGCAAGAGGCGGTCTTGCCAGGCTGTGCGCTTGCGGTTTACCGGGGCCGCGTACCGGTGGGCCTGCATCGGAATGGCGCGGTGCTTGCAGCCGTGCAGGGCCATGTCCAATGGACATCGAACGACCTGGCCACGCTGGCGGCAAGTCAGGGGATGGGGGCGGCGGCGGCTGCCGCCTATGCGCGCCACGGCGTGGAGTGCCTTCAGGAAATGCGCGGGCCGTTTGCCCTGGCGATTGCGGACGCGCGGACCCAGACCACCCTGCTGGCCGTGGATCGCATGGGCATCCGCACCTTGTGTTACGCCACATCGGGCGAACGGCTAGTGTTCGGTAACACGGCGGATTGCGTGATTGCCCATCCGGCGGTTCAGTCCAAGCTGAGCGAGCAGGCCATTTTTAATTATCTTTACTGCCACATGGTGCCCAGCCCGGGCGCCATCTATGAGGGGGTGGAAAAGCTGCTGCCCGGCGAGCGCCTCGTCTGGCGCCGGGGGGGGGTGGAAAAGAAATTTTACTGGCGGCTCGAATATCACGACCATGCCGCTGCTTCAGTGTCCGCGCTGGAACAGCGTTTCCACGGCGTGCTGCGCGAAAGCATCGGCCGGGCGGCGGACGGGTTGGATGGCGGGCGGGTCGGCGCGTTTCTGAGCGGGGGCACGGACAGCTCCACGGTGGCCGGCATCTTGACCGAAGTGTGCGGCCGGCCGGTGGACACCTATTCGATCGGCTTCGCAGCGGAAGGATTTGACGAGATGGGCTACGCGCGCATCGCCGCCCGCCATTTCGGAACCCGCGCGCATGAATATTACGTGACGCCGCAGGACGTGGTTGATGCGGTGCCGCTGATCGCAAGCAGCTACGACGAACCCTTCGGCAACGACTCTGCCGTGCCAACCTATTACTGCGCAAAGCTGGCTAAAGAAGACGGTGTGAACATCATGCTCGCGGGTGACGGCGGTGACGAAATCTTCGGCGGCAACGCGCGTTATGTCCAGCAAAAGGTGTTCGAATACTACGGCCTGATTCCCAAGCCGTTACGCAGCGGGCTGATAGAGCCGGCGCTTTCCGCCATACCGGGCGGCGCAGCGGTTCTTCCGGTGCGCAAGCTACGCAGCTATATCAAGCAGGCGAATATTCCATTGCCGGACCGGCTGGAATCGTACAATTTCCTGCATCGCATGCCGCTGTCCGAGATTTTCGAGCCGGATTTTTTAGTTCGCCTGGACCCGGAGCATCCGTTGCAAATCATCCGGGAGGCCTATAATAGAACGGCCTCCGCTTCCATCATCAACCGCATGCTGCACCTGGACCTCAAGCAGACTCTTGCCGACAACGACTTGCGCAAGGTTTCGCGCATGTGCGAGAGGGCGGGCGTCGAAGTACGATACCCGCTCATCGACGAGGCGCTGGTGCAGTTCGCCGCGGAATTACCGCCATCCCTCAAGGTGAAGGGATTGAAGCTGCGCTATTTCTTCAAGCACGCGCTGCGCGATTTCTTGCCACGGGAAATCATTGCCAAATCGAAACACGGTTTCGGCCTGCCGTTCGGTCTATGGGTCAACACCCATGCGCCGCTTGCGGATATGGCGCAAGCCAGCCTGGAGGCCTTCCAGCGCCGCGGTTACATGAAGCGCAGCTATATCGACCGGCTGCTTGCGGAACACCGCAGCACTCACGCGACCTACTTCGGGAAAATGATCTGGGCAATCATGATGCTGGAGCAATGGCTGGCAGCGAGAGGGTTATAA
- a CDS encoding MBL fold metallo-hydrolase, with amino-acid sequence MNIGFDTIGNAILICYDQGRPVLATDPWIAGSAYFGSWGFSHEIPEQQMSAIKAADHIWLSHGHPDHLSSASMELLRDRKILLPDHVGERIYQGLKEQGYDVHTLRDREWYQLSPHVRALCISDFNQDAVLLVDINGRLVFNRNDASDHGWESFVRNIIKKYDISFLLALSSRFGDADMINYFDEDGNRIPVRENVPSLGARNAHRTETVGARYFIPFSSMHGYQREDSAWANQYHTSLADYATGFKSERCELLPAFIRYDCERDLCEEIKPAELPHTLFSPADFGDDWSETLERPEVEMAGRYFGSIQHLSRFLDFINLRVGGQDNIIRLNPKREVRGVTFEAPRHSLMTAIKYEIFDDLLIGNFMKTTLHGNWSPGRLYPDFTPYVAKYADNGRAKSDQELADYFKAYRKRAVLDFLKFQFEKKAEAIYRSYVAEGSLAHRVAKKAYWVYKKSLR; translated from the coding sequence ATGAATATCGGCTTCGACACCATCGGCAACGCCATTTTGATCTGTTACGACCAGGGCCGTCCCGTGTTGGCGACCGATCCCTGGATTGCCGGCAGCGCTTACTTCGGTAGCTGGGGCTTTTCCCACGAGATTCCAGAACAGCAGATGAGCGCCATCAAGGCCGCGGATCATATCTGGTTGTCTCACGGCCACCCGGATCATCTGAGCTCCGCATCCATGGAGTTGCTGCGAGACCGCAAGATTCTGCTGCCAGATCACGTCGGGGAGCGGATTTATCAGGGCCTCAAAGAACAGGGCTACGATGTCCACACCCTACGGGATCGCGAGTGGTATCAACTGTCTCCCCATGTCCGCGCCCTGTGCATCTCGGATTTCAACCAGGACGCCGTGCTCCTTGTCGATATCAACGGGCGCCTGGTGTTTAACCGCAACGACGCCAGCGACCATGGCTGGGAAAGCTTTGTGCGGAATATCATCAAGAAATATGACATCTCGTTCCTGCTGGCGCTGTCAAGCAGGTTCGGCGATGCCGACATGATCAACTATTTTGATGAGGATGGTAACCGCATCCCCGTGCGCGAGAATGTGCCCAGTCTCGGTGCGCGCAACGCCCACCGTACCGAAACGGTCGGGGCAAGGTATTTCATTCCGTTCAGTTCGATGCATGGTTATCAACGCGAGGATTCCGCCTGGGCCAATCAATACCACACCTCGCTTGCGGACTATGCGACAGGCTTTAAGTCCGAACGCTGCGAATTGCTGCCGGCGTTTATCCGTTACGATTGCGAACGCGATCTATGCGAGGAAATCAAGCCGGCGGAACTGCCGCACACCCTGTTCAGTCCGGCCGACTTCGGGGATGATTGGAGCGAGACCCTGGAGAGGCCGGAGGTGGAGATGGCCGGCCGGTATTTCGGCTCCATCCAGCACCTCTCCCGTTTTCTGGATTTCATCAATTTGCGCGTCGGTGGGCAGGATAATATCATCCGCCTGAATCCAAAGCGGGAGGTCCGCGGCGTAACGTTCGAAGCGCCCCGGCATTCGCTCATGACGGCGATCAAGTATGAAATCTTCGACGACCTGCTGATCGGCAATTTCATGAAGACCACCCTGCATGGAAATTGGAGTCCGGGACGTCTGTATCCGGATTTCACACCCTATGTGGCCAAGTACGCGGATAATGGCAGAGCCAAATCGGACCAAGAGCTTGCCGACTACTTCAAGGCTTACCGCAAACGGGCGGTGCTGGACTTTCTCAAGTTTCAGTTTGAGAAAAAGGCCGAGGCCATTTACCGTTCGTATGTTGCCGAGGGCAGCCTCGCACACCGGGTGGCGAAGAAGGCCTATTGGGTCTACAAGAAGTCGCTACGATGA
- a CDS encoding putative O-glycosylation ligase, exosortase A system-associated, with translation MPLRDIFVTAVVLISLPLILSKPYIGIYVWSWLGYMNPHRLSWGFAYTFPFAFIVGLTTLAGLLFSRESKRIPWTRESILLLLFILWMLVTTFFAFYPELAWPQMEKVAKIQLMIFLTLILINTREKLHTLVWIIALSLGFYGIKGGIFTVLHGGVYEVRGPLGTFIGGNNEIALAMIMVIPLMRYLQLNTKKTWIRHGLTAAMILSALAVIGSQSRGGLVGAGAMGLFLWLKSRNKFLTSLVIAVSVVLILLVMPQKWHDRMSTITTYQQDASAQGRLNAWAMAFNLAKDRPLVGGGFATFRYEIFKIYAPDPENLHDAHSIYFEVLGEHGFVGLAFFLLLGFATWRTGSWVIKNAKRDPDKKWAADLAAMTQVSMVGYAAGGAFLGLAYFDLYYHLICIMVLSKVILLGEQAGQKAPAPQGVGATRATPGRRGQQAGVGVKEGI, from the coding sequence ATGCCATTAAGAGATATATTCGTCACCGCGGTGGTGCTGATCAGTCTGCCGCTCATACTGAGCAAGCCCTATATCGGGATTTACGTTTGGTCGTGGCTCGGCTACATGAATCCGCATCGCCTGTCCTGGGGCTTTGCCTATACCTTCCCCTTCGCTTTTATTGTCGGCTTGACGACTCTGGCGGGTTTGCTGTTTTCGCGGGAATCCAAGCGCATCCCTTGGACCAGAGAGAGCATCCTGCTGTTATTGTTTATCCTGTGGATGCTCGTCACCACCTTTTTCGCTTTTTACCCCGAACTCGCTTGGCCGCAGATGGAAAAGGTCGCCAAGATCCAGCTCATGATTTTTCTCACGCTGATCCTTATAAACACCCGGGAGAAGCTGCACACCCTGGTGTGGATCATCGCGCTCTCCCTGGGTTTCTATGGGATTAAAGGCGGCATCTTCACCGTTTTGCACGGCGGCGTGTACGAGGTCAGGGGGCCGCTCGGGACCTTCATCGGCGGCAATAACGAAATCGCTCTGGCGATGATCATGGTCATCCCCCTTATGCGCTATCTTCAGCTGAATACGAAAAAAACCTGGATCCGGCACGGTCTCACTGCGGCCATGATCCTGAGCGCCCTCGCGGTGATCGGCAGCCAGTCCCGCGGCGGGCTGGTGGGGGCCGGCGCGATGGGCCTTTTCCTGTGGCTGAAAAGCCGTAACAAGTTCTTGACCAGCCTTGTCATCGCCGTATCGGTGGTGTTGATCCTGCTGGTCATGCCGCAGAAGTGGCATGATCGCATGTCTACCATCACAACCTACCAGCAGGACGCTTCCGCTCAAGGGCGCCTCAACGCCTGGGCGATGGCCTTCAACCTGGCCAAGGACCGGCCGTTAGTGGGCGGGGGGTTCGCAACCTTCAGGTATGAGATATTCAAAATATACGCCCCTGACCCGGAAAACCTCCATGATGCGCACAGTATCTATTTTGAGGTGTTGGGAGAACATGGATTTGTCGGTCTCGCTTTTTTCCTGCTGTTGGGCTTTGCCACCTGGCGCACCGGCTCATGGGTCATTAAGAATGCAAAGCGGGATCCGGACAAGAAATGGGCGGCGGACCTCGCCGCCATGACGCAAGTCAGCATGGTGGGTTACGCCGCAGGGGGCGCCTTTCTGGGCCTGGCCTACTTCGATCTGTATTACCATCTGATCTGCATCATGGTTTTGAGCAAGGTCATCCTGCTCGGCGAGCAGGCGGGGCAAAAGGCGCCGGCGCCGCAAGGAGTCGGGGCAACCCGTGCCACTCCGGGCCGGCGAGGGCAGCAGGCCGGGGTAGGAGTAAAGGAAGGGATATGA
- a CDS encoding formyl transferase, whose protein sequence is MSDLSVLILCGRSPRHLYVANMLCESARPVAIVQETGSQWNGKKLRRLLNPVNLWRKGWRWLRDRGRYTGGGEAKFFFGSRAPFLARPDLLVEVPHINHPDVVRLAQNLQPDVIAVFGASLIRGALLEMGRTGLFNLHGGLSPEYRGADCTFWALHNGEPEKVGCTLHRIDAGIDTGALIAHVCPEVKGGGDELSLFWRAVHDSAEAFGEMLARLERGERLGRVQPGKGRLYQVRDRSWRAERTLARRMQQGLLQDVHLPKRVHWFIEASTVTDETCH, encoded by the coding sequence ATGTCTGACTTATCGGTACTGATACTGTGCGGCCGCTCCCCGCGGCATCTCTATGTCGCCAACATGCTCTGCGAAAGCGCCCGCCCGGTTGCAATCGTGCAGGAAACCGGGAGTCAGTGGAACGGTAAAAAATTACGGCGCCTGCTCAATCCGGTCAATCTCTGGCGCAAAGGCTGGCGCTGGTTGAGGGATCGCGGGCGCTATACCGGAGGCGGCGAAGCCAAATTCTTCTTCGGCAGCCGGGCTCCATTCCTTGCCCGGCCGGACTTGCTGGTGGAGGTGCCGCATATCAATCACCCCGATGTAGTGAGGCTGGCACAGAACCTGCAGCCGGATGTGATTGCGGTGTTTGGCGCCTCCTTGATTCGCGGCGCCTTGCTTGAAATGGGAAGAACCGGGTTATTCAATCTCCATGGCGGTCTATCGCCGGAATACCGGGGCGCCGACTGCACCTTCTGGGCGCTCCATAACGGCGAACCGGAAAAGGTGGGCTGCACCCTGCACCGGATAGACGCCGGCATAGACACGGGAGCGCTGATCGCTCATGTCTGCCCGGAGGTAAAGGGCGGCGGCGATGAGTTGTCCCTTTTCTGGCGCGCGGTTCACGACAGCGCCGAAGCATTCGGTGAAATGCTGGCCCGGCTTGAACGGGGCGAGCGCCTCGGTCGGGTGCAGCCGGGCAAGGGACGGCTCTATCAGGTCAGGGATCGCAGTTGGCGGGCTGAGCGCACGCTTGCGCGGCGCATGCAACAGGGACTGTTGCAGGATGTTCATCTGCCAAAACGGGTCCACTGGTTCATCGAAGCATCTACAGTTACGGATGAGACATGCCATTAA
- a CDS encoding terpene cyclase/mutase family protein: MDIAKIAALPFRYKPWRPRHLRLIVQDLMAPGNQPERDHLDHLRAAIDWLCRAQDVRADKADAGGVSAGWSFEDGWLPSYPETSGYIIETFLAAAKILDRPDLIGRAHWIIDWELSLQQEDGAFPGHFGEPDSHPVIFNTGQIMHGMIAGYTQLGRQECLDAAVKAGHWLARQQDGDGCWRRFEHNGVPHTYNTRGTWALLATALIAGEAKLKAAAIHNLDWALAQQTATGWFANNAFTPGRPPYTHTIAYAIRGFLESGVVLGEERYLAAAEKAARAVAKTQRQDGWLAGAYDENWQAGASYCCLTGVAQMGLNWLRLARECGAEDLRAHARSGLSYLKRNHRLTDSDPTFRGAVAGSAPIWGRYSMFEFPNWAAKFFADALMMDMADMTVPPVAKIGHAAPEVMSHV, translated from the coding sequence ATGGATATCGCAAAAATTGCCGCATTACCCTTCCGCTACAAGCCATGGCGTCCGCGTCACCTCCGCCTGATCGTGCAGGACTTGATGGCGCCGGGTAATCAGCCGGAACGAGATCACCTCGACCATCTCCGGGCCGCTATCGACTGGCTGTGCCGCGCGCAGGATGTGCGGGCAGACAAGGCGGATGCAGGCGGCGTATCCGCCGGCTGGAGTTTTGAGGACGGCTGGCTGCCCAGTTATCCGGAAACCAGCGGCTATATCATCGAAACTTTTCTGGCAGCCGCCAAAATATTGGATCGGCCTGACTTGATCGGGCGCGCTCACTGGATCATTGATTGGGAGTTGTCGCTTCAGCAGGAAGACGGCGCCTTTCCCGGACATTTCGGCGAGCCGGATAGTCATCCGGTGATTTTCAATACCGGCCAAATCATGCATGGCATGATCGCCGGATACACGCAATTGGGGCGGCAGGAATGTCTCGACGCCGCCGTCAAGGCCGGTCATTGGCTGGCCCGGCAGCAGGATGGAGACGGCTGCTGGCGGCGCTTCGAGCATAATGGCGTACCCCACACCTACAATACCCGTGGCACCTGGGCGTTGCTCGCCACCGCCCTGATCGCAGGTGAGGCAAAACTCAAAGCCGCCGCAATACATAATCTCGATTGGGCGTTGGCGCAACAAACGGCCACCGGCTGGTTCGCCAACAACGCCTTCACCCCGGGGCGGCCGCCTTACACTCATACTATCGCTTATGCCATCCGCGGTTTCCTGGAAAGCGGGGTAGTGCTTGGCGAAGAACGCTATCTTGCGGCGGCGGAGAAAGCGGCTCGCGCCGTGGCAAAGACACAGCGGCAAGACGGCTGGCTGGCCGGCGCCTATGACGAGAATTGGCAGGCCGGTGCAAGCTACTGCTGTCTGACAGGTGTGGCTCAAATGGGATTGAACTGGCTGAGACTCGCCCGCGAGTGCGGGGCGGAGGACTTGCGCGCGCATGCTCGCAGCGGATTGAGTTATCTCAAGCGCAACCACAGACTGACCGATTCGGATCCTACATTTCGCGGTGCGGTGGCCGGTTCCGCGCCAATCTGGGGACGGTACTCCATGTTTGAATTCCCCAATTGGGCGGCGAAATTTTTTGCCGATGCCCTGATGATGGATATGGCCGACATGACCGTGCCGCCGGTCGCCAAGATCGGCCACGCCGCGCCGGAGGTGATGTCACATGTCTGA
- a CDS encoding phenylacetate--CoA ligase family protein → MVSSLLTRRVIYPLHERLLKRPTFRYLAELEQTQWWSRVAIEQLQLKKLKILLQTALAHSPWHAERIRAAGLDVAPDSAPLTLADLRRLPTMTKQDAQEHGEAMRWAGVPGGAFKYNTGGSSGQPLIFYYGRSRQASDAAGRIRARRWWGVDVGDREVYLWGAPVELDKTDRIKTLRDRLLNQLVLNAFEMSPANMDAYIRAIQAYQPKCIYGYASSIALLAARARDRGVRLKLPGLKVVCTTGEPLYPYQRELIREVFDVPAANEFGSRDIGFTAHEAPGGQLLLMSESILLEVLDATGSPARPGEMGEAVITGLCSEAQPFIRYRTGDRVRMADGPCTGGRGLHVIAEVAGRNTDFVVRADGAIMHALALIYVLRAVEGVAEFKLIQHTPEDMEVLVVPGRGFGPDRQGQIESGIRARMGDSVRVTIRLMERIPVEASGKYRYVVSHVPLQAGLESARAAHATGNGYN, encoded by the coding sequence ATGGTTAGTTCCTTGCTCACCCGCCGCGTTATTTACCCCCTGCACGAGAGGCTGCTCAAACGGCCCACGTTTCGCTACCTCGCCGAACTGGAGCAAACCCAATGGTGGTCCCGCGTAGCCATCGAACAACTGCAGCTTAAAAAGCTGAAAATATTGCTACAGACCGCGTTGGCGCACAGCCCCTGGCACGCGGAACGGATCCGCGCCGCCGGATTGGATGTGGCGCCCGATTCCGCGCCGTTGACCCTGGCCGATTTGCGCCGCTTGCCTACCATGACCAAACAGGACGCCCAAGAACATGGCGAGGCGATGCGCTGGGCCGGCGTACCCGGCGGCGCGTTCAAATACAACACCGGCGGCTCCAGTGGACAACCGCTGATTTTTTACTACGGCCGGAGCCGCCAGGCCTCCGACGCCGCGGGCCGCATCCGTGCGCGGCGCTGGTGGGGCGTGGACGTGGGCGACCGGGAAGTGTATCTGTGGGGCGCGCCGGTGGAGCTTGACAAAACCGACCGGATCAAAACCCTGCGCGATCGGTTGCTGAACCAGTTGGTGCTGAATGCCTTCGAGATGTCTCCCGCCAACATGGACGCTTATATACGTGCCATACAAGCCTACCAGCCCAAGTGCATCTACGGTTACGCGAGCAGCATCGCCCTGCTGGCGGCGCGCGCCCGCGATCGCGGCGTGCGACTCAAGCTGCCCGGCTTGAAGGTGGTATGCACCACCGGCGAACCGCTCTATCCCTATCAACGTGAACTTATCCGGGAAGTATTCGACGTGCCCGCCGCCAATGAGTTCGGCAGCCGCGACATCGGTTTCACCGCCCACGAAGCCCCCGGGGGTCAACTATTGCTCATGAGCGAAAGCATCCTTTTGGAGGTGCTGGATGCAACCGGAAGTCCGGCCCGCCCGGGTGAGATGGGCGAAGCCGTCATCACCGGCTTGTGCTCGGAGGCCCAGCCTTTCATCCGCTACCGCACCGGCGATAGGGTGCGGATGGCGGACGGTCCCTGCACCGGCGGACGCGGGCTGCATGTGATCGCCGAAGTAGCCGGGCGCAACACGGATTTCGTCGTGCGCGCGGACGGCGCCATCATGCATGCGCTTGCCCTCATCTATGTGCTGCGCGCGGTGGAAGGCGTGGCGGAATTCAAACTGATCCAGCATACGCCTGAGGACATGGAAGTTCTGGTGGTGCCGGGCCGGGGCTTCGGCCCGGATCGGCAGGGCCAAATTGAAAGCGGGATCAGGGCGCGAATGGGAGACTCTGTGCGCGTGACCATACGGCTCATGGAACGCATCCCCGTGGAGGCGTCCGGAAAATATCGTTATGTGGTGAGCCATGTCCCCTTGCAGGCCGGCCTGGAGTCCGCGCGGGCGGCGCACGCCACGGGCAACGGGTACAATTAG